One Cygnus atratus isolate AKBS03 ecotype Queensland, Australia chromosome 6, CAtr_DNAZoo_HiC_assembly, whole genome shotgun sequence DNA segment encodes these proteins:
- the LRRFIP1 gene encoding leucine-rich repeat flightless-interacting protein 1 isoform X1, with protein sequence MGTQGAGRKRLPNRERLTAEDDALNQIAREAEARLAAKRAARAEAREIRMKELERQQKEIEERPEKDFEKGARTVSSLSAATLASLGGTSSRRGSGDTSISADTEASIREIKDIYELKDQIQDVEGKYMQGLKEMKDSLAEVEEKYKKAMVSNAQLDNEKTNFMYQVDTLKDALLELEEQLAESRRQYEEKSKEFEREKHAHSILQFQFMEVKEALKQREEMLAKHGIIPDSDVATNGETSDILDNERHLDSSKTVQGTAQALKTAGDGMLGKANEVDMKNEILEDVGKREILQNTEHEEHKEESEEQEVQTLHADENTEAEKVIEETDAGSTAMLPDSRLTEQNQSLAEPMSGNASSNCDSDADDLRKETESADTAAQQPVSEEAECSNSHPRTNQTSEVGSVQGQDFESPQEMPRDLGTEHELEEAAPEQEEREDVETSHALSANDMEQAADTASCEFVSDQPGLPEAEVAGSLSEEVNVESHLDTLQHVEESAENKVTNVLEEKLLESKDCTDGTADEKGGDRAEEEDEVGNAVQGQATERDSVGLEGKESHESGVPADKSEKEEGGDHACIQPPSSEDAHLALLEEQNMQERTELKAAEKDGQKEVLMENLEVCADSAGAGKQEEAPAESVGSVTEVKGSVLQQAEPDPDVVKEMASQESSSDPRVLDDKIQESEVEIQCESGKREESRAEWVEDLEPKVELQTVQCSKDTTGDTVGEKNSSSEDEAQNAGKQEEGEAQTVVKQEEGEAQNVVKQEEGEAQNVVKQEEGEAQNVVKQEEGEAQNVVKQEEGEAQTVVKQEEGESKEELTVDLSGTSENQADKEILKEDEKQLEFANPHGDGFAPEDDANNCLAQKAEIDENIGERVSLEAQAEEGLEDDGDAFDFDEESKQILETDEKSDGEKVDTQSGEDDGANGVIKKTVEASEAGKRTGEIETEVPLTEDDSLRHKKGDEYGEAGHLQGEEASSLKTDEKADVLEDESKASDSNDVEKIPDVSEQDLESAYSNREESKEDLQGGRRAKGKSRDDCTIS encoded by the exons ATCGAGGAAAGGCCAGAAAAAGACTTTGAGAAG GGAGCACGGACCGTCTCGAGTTTATCAGCAGCTACGTTAGCTTCTCTAGGTGGGACATCTTCACGAAGAGGCAGCGGGGATACGTCCATCTCAGCAGATACGGAGGCATCTATTAGAGAAATAAAG GATATCTATGAGTTAAAGGACCAGATTCAGGATGTAGAAGGCAAATACATGCAGGgactgaaagaaatgaag GACTCTTTAGCCGAAGttgaagagaaatataaaaaggcTATGGTGTCAAATGCTCAATTagacaatgaaaaaacaaatttcatgtACCAAGTAGATACCCTGAAGGATGCCCTGTTAGAGTTAGAAGAACAGCTGGCAGAATCCAGGAGgcaatatgaagaaaaaagtaaa gaatttgagagagagaagcatGCTCATAGCATATTGCAGTTTCAGTTCATGGAAGTCAAAGAGGCTTtgaagcaaagagaagaaatgcttGCA AAACATGGAATAATCCCAGACTCTGACGTAGCTACCAATGGGGAGACATCTGACATACTTGATAACGAAAGACACTTGGATTCTTCCAAAACTGTTCAAGGCACAGCACAGGCGTTAAAGACAGCAGGGGACGGGATGTTAG GCAAAGCCAATGAAGTGGacatgaaaaatgagattttggaGGAtgtggggaaaagagaaatcttGCAGAATACTGAGCATGAGGAACACAAAGAGGAGTCTGAGGAGCAGGAAGTACAGACATTGCATGCTGATGAAaacacagaggcagaaaaagtgATTGAAGAAACCGATGCCGGGTCAACAGCGATGTTACCAGATAGTAGGcttacagaacaaaaccaaagccttGCAGAACCCATGTCAGGGAATGCTTCTTCAAACTGTGATAGTGACGCAGATGATTTGAGAAAGGAGACAGAGTCAGCAGACACAGCAGCCCAACAGCCTGTTAGCGAGGAGGCTGAATGCAGTAACTCACATCCAAGGACAAATCAGACCTCAGAGGTGGGCTCAGTGCAGGGTCAGGATTTTGAGAGTCCTCAGGAAATGCCCAGAGACTTAGGTACAGAGCATGAACTGGAAGAAGCTGCTCCAGAACAGGAAGAACGAGAGGATGTGGAAACTAGCCATGCACTGAGTGCTAATGACATGGAACAAGCAGCTGACACTGCAAGCTGTGAGTTCGTTTCTGACCAGCCAGGGCTACCAGAGGCTGAAGTAGCAGGCTCCCTGAGCGAAGAGGTAAATGTGGAGAGTCACCTTGACACACTCCAGCATGTGGAAGAAAGTGCTGAGAACAAAGTTACAAATGTCTTGGAGGAAAAGCTCCTTGAAAGCAAAGACTGCACTGATGGGACAGCTGATGAGAAGGGAGGTGATAGAGCTGAAGAAGAAGATGAGGTGGGGAATGCAGTTCAGGGTCAGGCAACAGAAAGGGATTCTGTGGGTTTGGAGGGGAAAGAGTCCCATGAAAGTGGTGTCCCAGCagataaaagtgaaaaagaggagggaggagatcACGCATGCATTCAGCCACCTTCTTCAGAGGATGCTCATTTAGCATTGTTAGAGGAACAGAATATGCAAGAGAGAACAGAACTTAAAGCTGCTGAGAAAGACGGACAGAAAGAAGTATTGATGGAAAACTTGGAGGTGTGTGCAGattctgcaggagcaggcaagCAGGAGGAAGCACCTGCAGAGTCTGTGGGCTCTGTTACCGAGGTGAAAGGAAgcgtgctgcagcaggcagagccagaCCCAGACGTTGTGAAAGAAATGGCATCTCAGGAAAGCAGTTCAGACCCAAGGGTTTTAGATGACAAAATTCAGGAATCAGAAGTGGAAATACAATGCGAGTctgggaaaagagaggaaagtaGGGCAGAATGGGTGGAAGACTTAGAACCAAAGGTGGAACTTCAGACAGTTCAGTGTAGTAAAGACACAACAGGAGATACagtgggagagaaaaatagTTCTTCAGAAGATGAAGCACAGAATGCAGGTAAGCAAGAGGAGGGTGAAGCACAAACTGTAGTGAAGCAAGAGGAAGGTGAAGCACAAAACGTAGTGAAGCAAGAGGAAGGTGAAGCACAAAACGTAGTGAAGCAAGAGGAAGGTGAAGCACAAAATGTAGTGAAGCAAGAGGAAGGTGAAGCACAAAACGTAGTGAAGCAAGAGGAAGGTGAAGCACAAACTGTAGTGAAGCAAGAGGAAGGTGAATCTAAAGAGGAGTTAACTGTAGATCTTAGTGGAACTAGTGAAAACCAAGCTgataaagaaatattgaaagaagATGAGAAACAGTTAGAGTTTGCAAACCCCCATGGTGATGGATTTGCTCCTGAGGATGATGCAAATAATTGTCTTGCACAGAAAGCTGAGATAGATGAAAATATTGGTGAGCGAGTTAGCTTGGAGGCTCAAGCAGAGGAAGGACTAGAAGATGATGGTGACGCATTTGACTTCGATGAAGAATCAAAACAGATACTCgaaactgatgaaaaatctGATGGAGAGAAAGTTGATACACAGAGTGGAGAGGATGATGGAGCAAATGGCGTGATCAAAAAAACTGTCGAAGCAAGTGaagctggaaaaagaacaggTGAAATAGAAACCGAAGTCCCCTTGACCGAAGATGACAGCTTACGGCATAAGAAAGGAGATGAGTATGGAGAAGCAGGGCACTTGCAAGGGGAAGAAGCATCATCGCTGAAAACTGATGAGAAGGCTGATGTGTTGGAAGATGAAAGTAAAGCATCAGATTCTAATGACGTGGAAAAAATACCAGATGTTTCAGAACAGGATTTGGAAAGTGCTTACAGTAAcagggaggaaagcaaagaggaTTTGCAAGGTGGTAGAAGGGCTAAGGGTAAATCTAGAGATGACTGTACAATATCCTAA
- the LRRFIP1 gene encoding leucine-rich repeat flightless-interacting protein 1 isoform X3, whose protein sequence is MGTQGAGRKRLPNRERLTAEDDALNQIAREAEARLAAKRAARAEAREIRMKELERQQKEIEERPEKDFEKGARTVSSLSAATLASLGGTSSRRGSGDTSISADTEASIREIKDSLAEVEEKYKKAMVSNAQLDNEKTNFMYQVDTLKDALLELEEQLAESRRQYEEKSKEFEREKHAHSILQFQFMEVKEALKQREEMLAKHGIIPDSDVATNGETSDILDNERHLDSSKTVQGTAQALKTAGDGMLGKANEVDMKNEILEDVGKREILQNTEHEEHKEESEEQEVQTLHADENTEAEKVIEETDAGSTAMLPDSRLTEQNQSLAEPMSGNASSNCDSDADDLRKETESADTAAQQPVSEEAECSNSHPRTNQTSEVGSVQGQDFESPQEMPRDLGTEHELEEAAPEQEEREDVETSHALSANDMEQAADTASCEFVSDQPGLPEAEVAGSLSEEVNVESHLDTLQHVEESAENKVTNVLEEKLLESKDCTDGTADEKGGDRAEEEDEVGNAVQGQATERDSVGLEGKESHESGVPADKSEKEEGGDHACIQPPSSEDAHLALLEEQNMQERTELKAAEKDGQKEVLMENLEVCADSAGAGKQEEAPAESVGSVTEVKGSVLQQAEPDPDVVKEMASQESSSDPRVLDDKIQESEVEIQCESGKREESRAEWVEDLEPKVELQTVQCSKDTTGDTVGEKNSSSEDEAQNAGKQEEGEAQTVVKQEEGEAQNVVKQEEGEAQNVVKQEEGEAQNVVKQEEGEAQNVVKQEEGEAQTVVKQEEGESKEELTVDLSGTSENQADKEILKEDEKQLEFANPHGDGFAPEDDANNCLAQKAEIDENIGERVSLEAQAEEGLEDDGDAFDFDEESKQILETDEKSDGEKVDTQSGEDDGANGVIKKTVEASEAGKRTGEIETEVPLTEDDSLRHKKGDEYGEAGHLQGEEASSLKTDEKADVLEDESKASDSNDVEKIPDVSEQDLESAYSNREESKEDLQGGRRAKGKSRDDCTIS, encoded by the exons ATCGAGGAAAGGCCAGAAAAAGACTTTGAGAAG GGAGCACGGACCGTCTCGAGTTTATCAGCAGCTACGTTAGCTTCTCTAGGTGGGACATCTTCACGAAGAGGCAGCGGGGATACGTCCATCTCAGCAGATACGGAGGCATCTATTAGAGAAATAAAG GACTCTTTAGCCGAAGttgaagagaaatataaaaaggcTATGGTGTCAAATGCTCAATTagacaatgaaaaaacaaatttcatgtACCAAGTAGATACCCTGAAGGATGCCCTGTTAGAGTTAGAAGAACAGCTGGCAGAATCCAGGAGgcaatatgaagaaaaaagtaaa gaatttgagagagagaagcatGCTCATAGCATATTGCAGTTTCAGTTCATGGAAGTCAAAGAGGCTTtgaagcaaagagaagaaatgcttGCA AAACATGGAATAATCCCAGACTCTGACGTAGCTACCAATGGGGAGACATCTGACATACTTGATAACGAAAGACACTTGGATTCTTCCAAAACTGTTCAAGGCACAGCACAGGCGTTAAAGACAGCAGGGGACGGGATGTTAG GCAAAGCCAATGAAGTGGacatgaaaaatgagattttggaGGAtgtggggaaaagagaaatcttGCAGAATACTGAGCATGAGGAACACAAAGAGGAGTCTGAGGAGCAGGAAGTACAGACATTGCATGCTGATGAAaacacagaggcagaaaaagtgATTGAAGAAACCGATGCCGGGTCAACAGCGATGTTACCAGATAGTAGGcttacagaacaaaaccaaagccttGCAGAACCCATGTCAGGGAATGCTTCTTCAAACTGTGATAGTGACGCAGATGATTTGAGAAAGGAGACAGAGTCAGCAGACACAGCAGCCCAACAGCCTGTTAGCGAGGAGGCTGAATGCAGTAACTCACATCCAAGGACAAATCAGACCTCAGAGGTGGGCTCAGTGCAGGGTCAGGATTTTGAGAGTCCTCAGGAAATGCCCAGAGACTTAGGTACAGAGCATGAACTGGAAGAAGCTGCTCCAGAACAGGAAGAACGAGAGGATGTGGAAACTAGCCATGCACTGAGTGCTAATGACATGGAACAAGCAGCTGACACTGCAAGCTGTGAGTTCGTTTCTGACCAGCCAGGGCTACCAGAGGCTGAAGTAGCAGGCTCCCTGAGCGAAGAGGTAAATGTGGAGAGTCACCTTGACACACTCCAGCATGTGGAAGAAAGTGCTGAGAACAAAGTTACAAATGTCTTGGAGGAAAAGCTCCTTGAAAGCAAAGACTGCACTGATGGGACAGCTGATGAGAAGGGAGGTGATAGAGCTGAAGAAGAAGATGAGGTGGGGAATGCAGTTCAGGGTCAGGCAACAGAAAGGGATTCTGTGGGTTTGGAGGGGAAAGAGTCCCATGAAAGTGGTGTCCCAGCagataaaagtgaaaaagaggagggaggagatcACGCATGCATTCAGCCACCTTCTTCAGAGGATGCTCATTTAGCATTGTTAGAGGAACAGAATATGCAAGAGAGAACAGAACTTAAAGCTGCTGAGAAAGACGGACAGAAAGAAGTATTGATGGAAAACTTGGAGGTGTGTGCAGattctgcaggagcaggcaagCAGGAGGAAGCACCTGCAGAGTCTGTGGGCTCTGTTACCGAGGTGAAAGGAAgcgtgctgcagcaggcagagccagaCCCAGACGTTGTGAAAGAAATGGCATCTCAGGAAAGCAGTTCAGACCCAAGGGTTTTAGATGACAAAATTCAGGAATCAGAAGTGGAAATACAATGCGAGTctgggaaaagagaggaaagtaGGGCAGAATGGGTGGAAGACTTAGAACCAAAGGTGGAACTTCAGACAGTTCAGTGTAGTAAAGACACAACAGGAGATACagtgggagagaaaaatagTTCTTCAGAAGATGAAGCACAGAATGCAGGTAAGCAAGAGGAGGGTGAAGCACAAACTGTAGTGAAGCAAGAGGAAGGTGAAGCACAAAACGTAGTGAAGCAAGAGGAAGGTGAAGCACAAAACGTAGTGAAGCAAGAGGAAGGTGAAGCACAAAATGTAGTGAAGCAAGAGGAAGGTGAAGCACAAAACGTAGTGAAGCAAGAGGAAGGTGAAGCACAAACTGTAGTGAAGCAAGAGGAAGGTGAATCTAAAGAGGAGTTAACTGTAGATCTTAGTGGAACTAGTGAAAACCAAGCTgataaagaaatattgaaagaagATGAGAAACAGTTAGAGTTTGCAAACCCCCATGGTGATGGATTTGCTCCTGAGGATGATGCAAATAATTGTCTTGCACAGAAAGCTGAGATAGATGAAAATATTGGTGAGCGAGTTAGCTTGGAGGCTCAAGCAGAGGAAGGACTAGAAGATGATGGTGACGCATTTGACTTCGATGAAGAATCAAAACAGATACTCgaaactgatgaaaaatctGATGGAGAGAAAGTTGATACACAGAGTGGAGAGGATGATGGAGCAAATGGCGTGATCAAAAAAACTGTCGAAGCAAGTGaagctggaaaaagaacaggTGAAATAGAAACCGAAGTCCCCTTGACCGAAGATGACAGCTTACGGCATAAGAAAGGAGATGAGTATGGAGAAGCAGGGCACTTGCAAGGGGAAGAAGCATCATCGCTGAAAACTGATGAGAAGGCTGATGTGTTGGAAGATGAAAGTAAAGCATCAGATTCTAATGACGTGGAAAAAATACCAGATGTTTCAGAACAGGATTTGGAAAGTGCTTACAGTAAcagggaggaaagcaaagaggaTTTGCAAGGTGGTAGAAGGGCTAAGGGTAAATCTAGAGATGACTGTACAATATCCTAA
- the LRRFIP1 gene encoding leucine-rich repeat flightless-interacting protein 1 isoform X2 produces MQTEADCLSPEAQKLAEARLAAKRAARAEAREIRMKELERQQKEIEERPEKDFEKGARTVSSLSAATLASLGGTSSRRGSGDTSISADTEASIREIKDIYELKDQIQDVEGKYMQGLKEMKDSLAEVEEKYKKAMVSNAQLDNEKTNFMYQVDTLKDALLELEEQLAESRRQYEEKSKEFEREKHAHSILQFQFMEVKEALKQREEMLAKHGIIPDSDVATNGETSDILDNERHLDSSKTVQGTAQALKTAGDGMLGKANEVDMKNEILEDVGKREILQNTEHEEHKEESEEQEVQTLHADENTEAEKVIEETDAGSTAMLPDSRLTEQNQSLAEPMSGNASSNCDSDADDLRKETESADTAAQQPVSEEAECSNSHPRTNQTSEVGSVQGQDFESPQEMPRDLGTEHELEEAAPEQEEREDVETSHALSANDMEQAADTASCEFVSDQPGLPEAEVAGSLSEEVNVESHLDTLQHVEESAENKVTNVLEEKLLESKDCTDGTADEKGGDRAEEEDEVGNAVQGQATERDSVGLEGKESHESGVPADKSEKEEGGDHACIQPPSSEDAHLALLEEQNMQERTELKAAEKDGQKEVLMENLEVCADSAGAGKQEEAPAESVGSVTEVKGSVLQQAEPDPDVVKEMASQESSSDPRVLDDKIQESEVEIQCESGKREESRAEWVEDLEPKVELQTVQCSKDTTGDTVGEKNSSSEDEAQNAGKQEEGEAQTVVKQEEGEAQNVVKQEEGEAQNVVKQEEGEAQNVVKQEEGEAQNVVKQEEGEAQTVVKQEEGESKEELTVDLSGTSENQADKEILKEDEKQLEFANPHGDGFAPEDDANNCLAQKAEIDENIGERVSLEAQAEEGLEDDGDAFDFDEESKQILETDEKSDGEKVDTQSGEDDGANGVIKKTVEASEAGKRTGEIETEVPLTEDDSLRHKKGDEYGEAGHLQGEEASSLKTDEKADVLEDESKASDSNDVEKIPDVSEQDLESAYSNREESKEDLQGGRRAKGKSRDDCTIS; encoded by the exons ATCGAGGAAAGGCCAGAAAAAGACTTTGAGAAG GGAGCACGGACCGTCTCGAGTTTATCAGCAGCTACGTTAGCTTCTCTAGGTGGGACATCTTCACGAAGAGGCAGCGGGGATACGTCCATCTCAGCAGATACGGAGGCATCTATTAGAGAAATAAAG GATATCTATGAGTTAAAGGACCAGATTCAGGATGTAGAAGGCAAATACATGCAGGgactgaaagaaatgaag GACTCTTTAGCCGAAGttgaagagaaatataaaaaggcTATGGTGTCAAATGCTCAATTagacaatgaaaaaacaaatttcatgtACCAAGTAGATACCCTGAAGGATGCCCTGTTAGAGTTAGAAGAACAGCTGGCAGAATCCAGGAGgcaatatgaagaaaaaagtaaa gaatttgagagagagaagcatGCTCATAGCATATTGCAGTTTCAGTTCATGGAAGTCAAAGAGGCTTtgaagcaaagagaagaaatgcttGCA AAACATGGAATAATCCCAGACTCTGACGTAGCTACCAATGGGGAGACATCTGACATACTTGATAACGAAAGACACTTGGATTCTTCCAAAACTGTTCAAGGCACAGCACAGGCGTTAAAGACAGCAGGGGACGGGATGTTAG GCAAAGCCAATGAAGTGGacatgaaaaatgagattttggaGGAtgtggggaaaagagaaatcttGCAGAATACTGAGCATGAGGAACACAAAGAGGAGTCTGAGGAGCAGGAAGTACAGACATTGCATGCTGATGAAaacacagaggcagaaaaagtgATTGAAGAAACCGATGCCGGGTCAACAGCGATGTTACCAGATAGTAGGcttacagaacaaaaccaaagccttGCAGAACCCATGTCAGGGAATGCTTCTTCAAACTGTGATAGTGACGCAGATGATTTGAGAAAGGAGACAGAGTCAGCAGACACAGCAGCCCAACAGCCTGTTAGCGAGGAGGCTGAATGCAGTAACTCACATCCAAGGACAAATCAGACCTCAGAGGTGGGCTCAGTGCAGGGTCAGGATTTTGAGAGTCCTCAGGAAATGCCCAGAGACTTAGGTACAGAGCATGAACTGGAAGAAGCTGCTCCAGAACAGGAAGAACGAGAGGATGTGGAAACTAGCCATGCACTGAGTGCTAATGACATGGAACAAGCAGCTGACACTGCAAGCTGTGAGTTCGTTTCTGACCAGCCAGGGCTACCAGAGGCTGAAGTAGCAGGCTCCCTGAGCGAAGAGGTAAATGTGGAGAGTCACCTTGACACACTCCAGCATGTGGAAGAAAGTGCTGAGAACAAAGTTACAAATGTCTTGGAGGAAAAGCTCCTTGAAAGCAAAGACTGCACTGATGGGACAGCTGATGAGAAGGGAGGTGATAGAGCTGAAGAAGAAGATGAGGTGGGGAATGCAGTTCAGGGTCAGGCAACAGAAAGGGATTCTGTGGGTTTGGAGGGGAAAGAGTCCCATGAAAGTGGTGTCCCAGCagataaaagtgaaaaagaggagggaggagatcACGCATGCATTCAGCCACCTTCTTCAGAGGATGCTCATTTAGCATTGTTAGAGGAACAGAATATGCAAGAGAGAACAGAACTTAAAGCTGCTGAGAAAGACGGACAGAAAGAAGTATTGATGGAAAACTTGGAGGTGTGTGCAGattctgcaggagcaggcaagCAGGAGGAAGCACCTGCAGAGTCTGTGGGCTCTGTTACCGAGGTGAAAGGAAgcgtgctgcagcaggcagagccagaCCCAGACGTTGTGAAAGAAATGGCATCTCAGGAAAGCAGTTCAGACCCAAGGGTTTTAGATGACAAAATTCAGGAATCAGAAGTGGAAATACAATGCGAGTctgggaaaagagaggaaagtaGGGCAGAATGGGTGGAAGACTTAGAACCAAAGGTGGAACTTCAGACAGTTCAGTGTAGTAAAGACACAACAGGAGATACagtgggagagaaaaatagTTCTTCAGAAGATGAAGCACAGAATGCAGGTAAGCAAGAGGAGGGTGAAGCACAAACTGTAGTGAAGCAAGAGGAAGGTGAAGCACAAAACGTAGTGAAGCAAGAGGAAGGTGAAGCACAAAACGTAGTGAAGCAAGAGGAAGGTGAAGCACAAAATGTAGTGAAGCAAGAGGAAGGTGAAGCACAAAACGTAGTGAAGCAAGAGGAAGGTGAAGCACAAACTGTAGTGAAGCAAGAGGAAGGTGAATCTAAAGAGGAGTTAACTGTAGATCTTAGTGGAACTAGTGAAAACCAAGCTgataaagaaatattgaaagaagATGAGAAACAGTTAGAGTTTGCAAACCCCCATGGTGATGGATTTGCTCCTGAGGATGATGCAAATAATTGTCTTGCACAGAAAGCTGAGATAGATGAAAATATTGGTGAGCGAGTTAGCTTGGAGGCTCAAGCAGAGGAAGGACTAGAAGATGATGGTGACGCATTTGACTTCGATGAAGAATCAAAACAGATACTCgaaactgatgaaaaatctGATGGAGAGAAAGTTGATACACAGAGTGGAGAGGATGATGGAGCAAATGGCGTGATCAAAAAAACTGTCGAAGCAAGTGaagctggaaaaagaacaggTGAAATAGAAACCGAAGTCCCCTTGACCGAAGATGACAGCTTACGGCATAAGAAAGGAGATGAGTATGGAGAAGCAGGGCACTTGCAAGGGGAAGAAGCATCATCGCTGAAAACTGATGAGAAGGCTGATGTGTTGGAAGATGAAAGTAAAGCATCAGATTCTAATGACGTGGAAAAAATACCAGATGTTTCAGAACAGGATTTGGAAAGTGCTTACAGTAAcagggaggaaagcaaagaggaTTTGCAAGGTGGTAGAAGGGCTAAGGGTAAATCTAGAGATGACTGTACAATATCCTAA